In Edaphobacter dinghuensis, one genomic interval encodes:
- a CDS encoding glycoside hydrolase family 27 protein: MRKNLCWGLATVVLAVGIQAAAQQKMLASTPPMGWNSWDSYGLTVNESQFRANVDALVKRLKPAGYQYAVVDEGWYLANPQSASKPETLQYRIDVNGRYEPALNRFATAKGDAGFKPVADYVHAQGLKFGIHIIRGITKKAVAGNMPIAGSAFHAADAADTTDKCPWNPDNFGVKDNAAGQAWYDALMKQYASWGIDYIKVDCIASHPYKGDEIRMIHRAIAKTGRPIVLSLSPGPAPLSEAVELGQNAQLWRISNDVWDHWEKNKEWSQNVKDQFNVIASWAKYVKPGNWPDADMLPLGRLEPVPGDGKPRATRLTQDEQRTLVTLWSIARSPLFFGGNVTELDDWTQALVTNPAIVAMDQRGQSQRLIGQDGAIVAWTTQVGSRRYLALFNVGDSAAPVKADFTKYGLASGKYSVRDVWGKKEMGTIASVENTVAAHGVLLLELRR, encoded by the coding sequence ATGCGGAAGAACCTGTGCTGGGGATTGGCTACAGTAGTGCTCGCTGTAGGAATACAGGCAGCAGCGCAACAGAAGATGCTGGCGTCCACGCCGCCGATGGGATGGAACAGTTGGGACTCCTACGGTCTGACCGTCAATGAATCGCAGTTTCGCGCTAACGTCGATGCGCTGGTAAAGCGTCTGAAGCCCGCGGGCTATCAGTACGCTGTGGTCGATGAGGGATGGTACCTCGCCAATCCGCAAAGTGCGTCGAAGCCTGAGACGCTGCAGTACCGCATCGACGTCAATGGACGATACGAGCCAGCGCTCAACCGTTTTGCCACCGCCAAAGGCGATGCCGGCTTCAAGCCTGTTGCCGACTACGTGCACGCGCAAGGACTCAAGTTCGGCATCCACATCATTCGAGGCATCACGAAGAAAGCCGTCGCCGGAAATATGCCGATCGCTGGCAGCGCATTTCATGCCGCCGATGCCGCCGATACGACCGACAAGTGCCCGTGGAACCCCGACAACTTCGGCGTAAAGGACAACGCCGCAGGGCAAGCCTGGTACGACGCGCTGATGAAGCAGTACGCAAGCTGGGGCATCGACTACATCAAGGTCGATTGCATCGCCTCGCATCCCTACAAGGGCGATGAGATCCGCATGATTCACCGCGCCATCGCGAAGACAGGCCGCCCGATTGTGCTGAGTCTTTCGCCCGGACCTGCGCCGCTATCTGAAGCCGTGGAGCTGGGACAGAACGCGCAGCTCTGGCGCATCTCCAACGACGTGTGGGATCACTGGGAGAAGAACAAAGAGTGGTCGCAGAATGTGAAGGACCAGTTCAACGTCATCGCTAGCTGGGCAAAGTATGTGAAACCCGGCAACTGGCCCGACGCCGACATGCTTCCGCTGGGCAGGCTCGAACCGGTTCCGGGCGACGGCAAGCCGCGCGCCACGCGGCTGACGCAGGACGAGCAGCGGACGCTGGTGACGTTGTGGTCGATTGCGCGCTCGCCGCTGTTCTTTGGCGGCAATGTGACCGAACTGGATGATTGGACTCAGGCGCTGGTGACGAATCCCGCAATCGTGGCGATGGATCAGCGTGGACAAAGCCAGCGTCTCATTGGACAGGACGGCGCTATCGTTGCGTGGACCACGCAGGTTGGCAGCAGGAGATATTTGGCGCTGTTCAACGTCGGAGATTCGGCTGCTCCAGTGAAGGCAGACTTTACGAAGTATGGGCTGGCGAGCGGGAAGTATTCAGTGCGCGATGTCTGGGGAAAGAAAGAGATGGGCACGATCGCGTCAGTTGAAAATACAGTAGCTGCGCACGGCGTTTTGCTGCTGGAGCTGCGGCGGTAG
- a CDS encoding helix-turn-helix domain-containing protein has product MANAAMAVSGDAPALSASFGGKGKMSEPEIDEVQVDGGVAESFIAEKKIGERIKHLRLKKSMGLVELGRHTGLSASFLSQLETGRVVPTLRNLARIAMVFSKDLSYFFESEPQTLFRVHRRKERVRMPQTGADDPAYFFESLGYLVPDRQLDPYFAEFLPLKSAVTPRAHQHDGCEFLYLVSGALEVRHGEATHRIEAGDAIYFDANTRHSYVCLGSVPAQAVIVSLQHPLAMPLAAAQRLANNAANGRIRTSGPVSMQRKVARTG; this is encoded by the coding sequence ATGGCGAATGCAGCGATGGCGGTCAGTGGAGATGCGCCAGCTTTGAGTGCCTCCTTTGGCGGCAAGGGCAAGATGTCGGAACCGGAGATCGATGAGGTACAGGTAGATGGCGGAGTAGCGGAGTCGTTTATCGCAGAGAAGAAGATCGGCGAACGCATCAAGCACCTGCGGCTCAAGAAGTCGATGGGGCTGGTGGAGTTGGGACGCCACACCGGGCTTTCGGCGAGCTTTCTGTCGCAACTCGAGACTGGCCGCGTAGTACCGACGCTGCGCAATCTGGCGCGCATCGCCATGGTCTTCTCAAAAGACCTGAGCTACTTCTTCGAGTCGGAGCCGCAGACGCTGTTTCGCGTGCATCGCCGCAAGGAGCGGGTGCGGATGCCGCAGACCGGCGCCGACGATCCGGCATACTTCTTCGAGAGCCTGGGATACCTGGTTCCCGACCGCCAGCTCGATCCCTACTTCGCGGAGTTCCTTCCGCTGAAGTCGGCCGTCACGCCGCGCGCGCACCAGCACGATGGCTGTGAGTTTCTTTACCTGGTGTCGGGCGCGCTCGAGGTGCGGCACGGAGAGGCGACGCACCGGATCGAGGCGGGAGATGCCATCTACTTCGACGCCAATACCCGGCACAGCTACGTGTGCCTCGGGAGCGTACCTGCGCAGGCGGTGATCGTCTCGCTGCAACATCCGTTGGCGATGCCGTTAGCGGCGGCGCAGCGTCTGGCCAACAATGCAGCGAACGGACGCATTCGTACCAGCGGGCCGGTGTCGATGCAGCGTAAGGTTGCGCGCACCGGCTGA
- a CDS encoding fibronectin type III domain-containing protein, with product MKSSGPSATRRRSIGPLLVLSSAVLAVSGCASPGPARPPSLFLPRTVTDLAAVRTGDSVTLHWTTPEKTTDGLKVKPPLTAEICRQPDGHGSTCTPIEHVTVHPGASEATDQLPSSLTSDPPALLIYRVRILNATGHSAGLSTAAFAASGAAPPPIEHLSVTPVRNGAMIEWQPQPTSAFIDLDRTQIQTAAPQKRSGKQPSQLAAPSSPAEIHLQAGRQASQAGTSKSAEQPTADPGGTIDPIAQRNMTYRYTAQRVRSLTLGGHALEIRSVLSPAITTAMRDTFPPATPAGLAAVPGTASIDLSWEPNTEPDLAGYIVYRQAVAADGTLAGAPTRLTPSLISAPAFSDVTAQPGQTYSYRVAAVDSAGNQSPTSGEARESRRNQ from the coding sequence ATGAAGTCCTCTGGCCCATCAGCCACACGCCGCCGCTCCATCGGCCCCCTCCTTGTGCTGTCCTCTGCCGTGCTTGCAGTCTCAGGCTGCGCCAGCCCCGGCCCGGCCCGGCCACCGTCGCTTTTTTTGCCCCGCACCGTCACCGATCTTGCCGCCGTACGCACGGGCGACAGCGTAACGCTGCACTGGACGACACCGGAGAAGACCACCGACGGCCTCAAGGTTAAGCCTCCTCTTACCGCCGAGATCTGTCGCCAACCGGATGGCCACGGCAGCACATGCACGCCGATCGAACACGTCACCGTCCATCCCGGCGCCAGCGAGGCAACTGACCAGCTCCCCAGTAGCCTGACCTCCGATCCTCCCGCTCTGCTGATCTACCGTGTCAGGATTCTCAACGCAACCGGCCACTCTGCGGGCCTCTCCACCGCGGCCTTCGCGGCCTCCGGTGCTGCGCCGCCGCCGATCGAGCACCTGAGCGTCACCCCGGTTCGCAACGGCGCCATGATCGAGTGGCAGCCGCAGCCAACGTCGGCCTTCATCGACCTCGACCGCACCCAGATCCAAACCGCCGCCCCGCAGAAGCGCTCCGGCAAACAGCCGTCCCAGCTGGCCGCTCCATCGAGCCCGGCCGAGATTCATCTGCAGGCGGGCAGGCAGGCATCTCAAGCAGGCACCAGCAAATCAGCCGAACAGCCTACTGCAGACCCCGGCGGCACGATCGATCCCATCGCGCAACGCAACATGACCTATCGCTACACCGCACAGCGCGTACGCTCGCTTACGCTCGGCGGCCATGCGCTGGAGATACGCAGCGTGCTCTCCCCGGCCATCACCACGGCAATGCGCGATACCTTCCCCCCGGCGACTCCTGCGGGCCTCGCCGCTGTTCCCGGCACGGCCTCCATCGATCTCTCTTGGGAGCCCAACACCGAGCCTGACCTCGCCGGATACATCGTCTACCGCCAGGCAGTCGCCGCCGACGGCACCCTGGCCGGAGCGCCCACGCGCCTGACTCCCAGCCTGATCTCCGCGCCCGCCTTCAGCGACGTCACTGCCCAGCCCGGCCAGACCTACTCCTACCGCGTCGCTGCGGTCGACAGCGCCGGAAACCAGAGCCCCACCAGCGGCGAAGCTCGCGAATCCCGAAGGAACCAATAA
- a CDS encoding fumarylacetoacetate hydrolase family protein, with product MRYCKFLSPEFGPVYAIVEERDGELWAVRSMAAPEEDRAAHSSAQIEFKPRPLKELELLPPVNPSKILCIGRNYRDHATELGNEVPKEPLLFLKPPSSLLAPNGIVRMPALSKRVDYEGELGIVIGRRCRNLGPDEDVRPYIRGYTIVNDVTARDLQKSDGQWTRGKGFDTFCPVGPVVSDEIDPVGGAPVTLTTRLNGEIKQQGNTSDLIFPIAHLLRYITAAMTLEPGDLIPTGTPAGVGPVNAGDRIQVEIDGLGVLENTFQPG from the coding sequence ATGCGCTATTGCAAATTTCTTTCCCCTGAGTTCGGCCCTGTCTACGCCATCGTCGAAGAGCGTGACGGAGAACTCTGGGCCGTCCGTTCCATGGCTGCTCCAGAGGAAGACCGCGCCGCACATTCTTCCGCGCAGATCGAATTTAAGCCGAGGCCGCTCAAAGAACTTGAGTTGCTGCCTCCGGTCAATCCTTCCAAGATTCTTTGTATCGGCCGCAACTACCGCGACCACGCGACAGAGCTTGGCAATGAGGTTCCCAAAGAGCCGCTGCTGTTTCTGAAGCCGCCCTCGTCGCTGCTGGCTCCCAACGGCATCGTCCGCATGCCTGCGCTCTCTAAGCGTGTCGATTACGAGGGCGAGTTGGGCATCGTAATCGGACGCCGCTGCCGTAACCTCGGGCCTGATGAAGATGTTCGCCCCTATATTCGCGGCTACACCATCGTGAATGACGTTACTGCCCGCGACCTGCAAAAGAGCGACGGCCAGTGGACACGCGGTAAGGGATTCGACACCTTCTGCCCGGTCGGCCCCGTTGTCTCGGACGAGATCGATCCGGTAGGAGGCGCTCCTGTCACTTTGACCACCCGGCTGAACGGAGAGATCAAACAGCAAGGCAATACCAGCGACCTGATCTTTCCCATCGCGCACCTGCTGCGCTACATCACGGCTGCCATGACGCTTGAACCGGGCGACCTGATCCCCACCGGAACTCCGGCCGGGGTAGGCCCCGTCAATGCCGGAGACCGCATCCAAGTAGAGATAGACGGCCTCGGAGTCCTCGAAAACACCTTTCAGCCCGGCTGA
- a CDS encoding transaldolase yields MASLLEQLRGMTTVVSDTGDINSIQQYKPQDATTNPSLIAAAAEKPEYQSIVDSVLQQAKKDAGANASDKEVAALAFKNLAVAFGLKILEIVPGRVSTEVDARLSYDTEKSIETARDIIKQYEAAGISRERVLIKLASTWEGIKAAEILEKEGIHCNMTLLFGLHQAIACAEAKVTLISPFVGRILDWYKKDTGKDYTGADDPGVQSVTTIYNYYKHFGYKTVVMGASFRNIGEITELAGCDLLTIAPKLLGELENTQGELPRKLDAAKAKDLKIEKITIDKATFDKMHAADRMASDKLSEGIEGFSKALEGLEELLAKHVSEMKQTVNA; encoded by the coding sequence ATGGCCTCTCTACTTGAACAGCTACGTGGCATGACCACAGTCGTCTCCGACACCGGCGACATCAACTCGATCCAGCAGTACAAGCCGCAGGATGCAACAACGAATCCCTCACTGATCGCGGCAGCGGCAGAAAAGCCCGAATATCAGTCCATCGTGGACAGCGTTTTGCAGCAGGCGAAGAAGGATGCCGGCGCCAATGCGAGCGATAAGGAAGTCGCCGCCCTCGCCTTCAAGAACCTCGCCGTGGCCTTCGGCCTCAAGATCCTCGAAATCGTTCCTGGCCGCGTCTCGACCGAGGTTGACGCCCGCCTCTCCTACGACACCGAGAAGTCCATCGAGACCGCCCGCGACATCATCAAGCAGTATGAAGCCGCCGGTATCTCCCGCGAGCGCGTCCTGATCAAGCTTGCCTCCACCTGGGAGGGCATCAAGGCCGCCGAGATCCTCGAAAAAGAGGGCATCCACTGCAACATGACCCTGCTCTTCGGTCTGCACCAGGCCATCGCCTGCGCCGAAGCCAAGGTCACCCTGATCTCGCCCTTCGTCGGTCGCATCCTCGACTGGTACAAGAAGGACACGGGCAAGGACTACACCGGCGCAGACGACCCCGGCGTCCAGTCCGTTACCACCATCTATAACTATTACAAGCACTTCGGCTACAAGACCGTGGTCATGGGCGCAAGCTTCCGCAACATCGGCGAGATCACCGAGCTGGCCGGATGCGACCTGCTGACCATCGCTCCCAAGCTGCTGGGCGAACTCGAGAACACGCAGGGCGAGCTGCCTCGCAAGCTCGATGCAGCCAAGGCCAAGGACCTGAAGATCGAGAAGATCACGATCGACAAGGCCACCTTCGACAAGATGCACGCCGCCGACCGCATGGCCAGCGACAAACTCTCCGAAGGCATCGAAGGCTTCTCCAAGGCTCTTGAGGGCCTCGAAGAGCTGCTCGCCAAGCACGTCAGCGAGATGAAGCAGACAGTTAACGCCTAA